A segment of the Anopheles cruzii chromosome 2, idAnoCruzAS_RS32_06, whole genome shotgun sequence genome:
CTGAGAACTGATTGGTACAATTCTGTGGCTCCGAGTTTGTCTTATATACACGATTCGCCAGATAGGCGCGAAGGACCCTGCCGGTTTATGGCGTGGCTCTAGCGTAGGCTTTCTTTGCATTTCGAGCCGACCGGAGGCTTACACTCGCACTGATAGCTACAATATTGAACACACTTCACGGCGAAGGCATCATGGGATCAGCGCACGTCAATTCCAGACAATGCTTCCGGAGCACTGGGGCAGATTGATAACGTTCGAGAGTTAGTCAATTTTACAAGTGGCTTTTTAATGGCATGCTCCCGACCAGACACACTTTTCTGCAATGTCAATGACAATCCGTTTCGACTAAAAAGCGCTAGCGTCACAAATACGGTACTTCAAATCAAATGTTGCTGACCCGTTCCGTGTAATGTGCCTGACCTGAGCCAAACAGAAGCACTTTGGTAAACGTTGATGTTGAATGTAGACAAATGAAAATAGTAATATCATTCGATTGAGCATGTAACACGTGGCAGAGTGCCGCACGTTGCCCGAAATGTGGGGATGAAGATTTGTAAACGCTCTGAACTAAATgttacataaaataaaatgaaaatgatgCTTTGTCTAACCGTCCAATCCGGAGGTACCTATGGACGGGCGACAAGTACTTCAGCATAGATCATAAAATAGAATCAAGCAGACAATCGACGCAAACACGATGGAGTACATGCTTAAAGTCTATCGATAGAAATTCCGCCCCGTCTGATCCTCGGCCTTATGTGATCATACTTGAGCAAAGGTTCGAACAAGGGCAGTTTTTATTGTGATGCTCCGTAATGGATGGACTGATTCGTAgctttattttttaatgcaGATTCGCTTTAAAGAACAATGTGTTTATGTTACAAATCTTatcttaaaaataatgatgacTCTTTTCTGTACACTGCCAAGAGCCATGTTTCAGAGAACCGCGGTTTCAACGCTCAATTGGATGCAAATTGTATCAAAATTACTAAACACGTGCTTAGCGCTCCAACAAtctgaaagtgaaacaaaaaatttcACCGGTGAATACTGTGAAGGATTCATCATTCAAGGAAACCCCAACCGTGCTGATGATTGATAGGTTCAATGTAATAATTCCGCAAGCCTTATACGGTTGCCGTTGGTGTAGGATTTGCTGGGAAAAGTGCATTATCTAAAAGAAATAATTGTACTTTTTAATAAATGGCCTCATATACCTTCGTTCTGTAGAATTCTTACGCCGTGATCTCCTCGCTCAGAATCCATCCCAGGCAGCTCGAATAGAAGTAGTCCTGTTCGCATACGCTATGTACAAAAGAATCCTGAATAAATGCACTTTCAAACATAATTGAATGCAAAGCGCACCTCATTGTGCATTGCGTGGTTCGGATAtacgatcagcagcagcagcacaaggTGGAGTAACAACCACACAAGGGCGTACAGTATATGCGAACCAACGGAAACTGACAAAACACCGCGTCGGAAATACTGATATAGTTCTAGCAGCTCCACGTTAACAACGACCACGATGGCCAAAAAAGTGCTGAGCAAAAGCTTTCCGAATCCATCGTTGATGTACAGCATCAGCTCGTGTAGATCCTTGTGCTGCATTCGCAGCCTTTCCAGCTCATACAGTCGcttgtcgccgtcgtcgttggtacGGTCTGAAAACTCGTTCATTTGGCGATTAATTTTACGACAGTTCTGAAGAACGAACGTAATGGCGAACCAGTACTGAGACACCGCCATCGCAGTCAACAGCACCGGTATGTGAACGCAGCACAGGGACGAAAGGGTCATGTAAGGTTGCTGCCAGGACAGCCAATCAACAGTGATACCGACGAAAAAAATTATCACAGAGCTGAACAACAGTCGGTTAAACCAACCGGCAACCCAGCTCAGTTCCCGCCGGTCGAAGCCTAGCTGGAGGCTTACGAATTGGCCCAGCACCTTGTCGTACATGTGGCTTTTGCGATTGCAGCCAACGATGATCAGCAGGGCGCTGGTCATTTCGAGCAATAATTCCAGGTTGTACAACAAACTGTTGAAAAAGGGCATCTCGCTGAAAAAGCGATGCTGAACCTTGTAACAGTAACCGGACACCATCAACACTATGATGAGCAGTGAAAAGATGAGCTGGAAGTTCCGTCGAAGGGTGACCCACTGATCCCATGTGCGATTCGCGAGGCACGGAATGCGAACGGGAGCCACACCGAATATTTGGTGGACCTTCAGTGCCGGAGTCAGAGCCTTTCGGATGCTCTGTGCTGTGTCACTGTGAATatcgtttattttcattattggAGTCAGTTTTAACACTTGAACCTGTCTGCACTAGATTCCAACTGTTCGAAAGGGTTCTCCAGACGCAGAACTAGGGAACAGGACAGTGAGCACATACAACGATGGCAATGATTATTTAATCGTAGCGTGTTAAATCCGATTGCGTTTGGATGCCCTGTGGGATTCAGAATCAACCCGCGATAGCAACCAACAGAACTCAGTTTGGGAAACCTTTAAGCTGGGACAAAGGTGAGatgtaaaaattatttaaattaactAGTTCCTCAAACAGATTAAGCTTCGTGTTTCAGGGCACCACGTTGTGTGCCAAGTTTGTTTTGAATCGAAGCATGTGATACGGACCATCCTATTCATAAACAGGATCATATAGAGTGTTGTATTTATAAATGTTTAAACATCCCAAGTCAATACACATTACAGGACACCCGTTGGTACAGTAATT
Coding sequences within it:
- the LOC128266998 gene encoding uncharacterized protein LOC128266998; translated protein: MPFFNSLLYNLELLLEMTSALLIIVGCNRKSHMYDKVLGQFVSLQLGFDRRELSWVAGWFNRLLFSSVIIFFVGITVDWLSWQQPYMTLSSLCCVHIPVLLTAMAVSQYWFAITFVLQNCRKINRQMNEFSDRTNDDGDKRLYELERLRMQHKDLHELMLYINDGFGKLLLSTFLAIVVVVNVELLELYQYFRRGVLSVSVGSHILYALVWLLLHLVLLLLIVYPNHAMHNERMRTGLLLFELPGMDSERGDHGIMHFSQQILHQRQPYKACGIITLNLSIISTIVGALSTCLVILIQFASN